A single genomic interval of uncultured Sphaerochaeta sp. harbors:
- a CDS encoding MATE family efflux transporter: MQPVQENKMGVKPIPTLVLSMSFPIMLSMLVQALYNIVDSMFVSHYSQQALTAVTLAFPMQNLLIAVSVGTSVGVNSLLSRKLGAKDISAARKAAGNGLTLSVISWGFFALLGLFFSKTFVEFFSNDPQLIVMGKQYISICLIFSLGLFIDITCERILQGTGDTFHPMIIQSTGAIVNIILDPILIFGLFGMPRMGVMGAAIATVFAQHVSAALAIYYVRRNKEIVLKKASFRLEKQTVKDIYAVGIPTIIMQAIGTILITSLNKILIGFSTSAVAVFGIYFRLQSFIFMPVFGLNTGMIPVIGYNYGARKPKRITATIKVGLIVAVTIMGIGTALFILFPHVLLSWFNATPEMVEIGIVAMQRISLGFTLAGVSIVLIALFQGMGYGYLSMINSVTRQLVFLLPAAYLLGRFVGLDALWYSFFIAEIASFSLTLYFFRKIYKTNIKTMV, encoded by the coding sequence ATGCAACCCGTCCAAGAAAATAAAATGGGGGTCAAACCGATCCCCACCCTCGTTTTGTCCATGTCGTTTCCCATCATGCTCAGCATGTTGGTGCAAGCACTCTATAATATTGTAGACAGTATGTTTGTCTCCCACTACAGTCAGCAAGCACTGACTGCTGTTACCCTTGCCTTCCCTATGCAGAACCTGCTTATCGCAGTAAGTGTGGGGACCTCTGTGGGGGTAAACTCATTACTTTCCAGAAAACTCGGAGCAAAGGACATATCTGCTGCTCGAAAAGCTGCAGGAAATGGTCTCACACTCTCTGTGATCAGTTGGGGATTTTTTGCGCTTTTAGGCCTCTTTTTCTCCAAGACCTTCGTAGAGTTCTTCAGCAATGACCCACAGCTCATTGTCATGGGAAAGCAATACATCTCCATCTGCCTGATCTTCTCCCTCGGCTTGTTCATTGATATCACCTGTGAAAGGATCCTGCAGGGAACAGGCGATACATTCCACCCCATGATCATTCAGAGTACCGGGGCAATTGTAAACATCATCCTGGACCCCATCCTGATCTTCGGCCTGTTTGGGATGCCGAGAATGGGGGTCATGGGAGCTGCCATCGCTACTGTCTTCGCCCAGCATGTCTCTGCCGCTCTCGCTATATACTATGTGCGGAGAAACAAGGAGATTGTACTGAAAAAAGCTTCTTTTCGCCTCGAGAAGCAGACCGTCAAGGATATTTATGCAGTTGGGATACCCACGATCATCATGCAAGCGATCGGTACCATATTGATAACCAGCTTGAACAAGATCCTTATTGGGTTCTCAACCTCGGCAGTGGCGGTCTTTGGCATCTATTTCCGCTTGCAATCGTTCATATTCATGCCAGTATTTGGTCTGAACACAGGTATGATACCAGTGATCGGATACAACTATGGAGCAAGAAAACCAAAACGGATAACAGCAACCATCAAGGTGGGTTTGATCGTTGCTGTTACCATCATGGGGATTGGTACTGCCCTATTTATCCTGTTCCCCCATGTATTGCTGAGCTGGTTCAACGCAACACCGGAGATGGTTGAGATCGGCATAGTTGCAATGCAACGCATCAGCCTGGGATTCACTTTGGCAGGAGTCAGTATTGTCCTGATTGCACTCTTCCAGGGAATGGGTTATGGATACCTGTCTATGATCAACTCGGTAACACGACAGCTGGTATTCCTGCTTCCAGCAGCCTACCTTCTGGGAAGATTTGTGGGACTCGATGCACTGTGGTATTCGTTCTTCATCGCCGAGATAGCATCCTTCAGCTTGACCCTCTACTTCTTTAGAAAGATCTACAAAACGAACATAAAGACCATGGTATAG
- a CDS encoding MFS transporter, whose translation MQDSKRSIVAWAFYDWANSAFATTVMAGFFPVFFSAYWAVGASSQEGTFYLGLANSLGSLIVALLAPILGAIADWGTYKKRLLAFFALIGSVMTASLYVLQMGSWPLAVLFYSVAVVGFSGANTFYDALLPFVASEKKVDFVSSLGYSLGYIGGGLLFLVNVLMYLNPSWFGFADGGEAIRVCFVIVGIWWVVFTLPLLFFVKEEVTADNLPFRQAVKKGLSITLQTLKSFRQLKTLAIFLIAYWLYIDGVDTIIRMAVNYGTSLNFPSESLIIALLITQFVAFPSALAYSAFGKKVGVRKALEIAIGAYAIIAILGYFMSEPLHFYLLAVCIGLFQGGIQALSRSYYTRLIPKQRSAQFFGFFNMLGKFAAIIGPLLMGVVTLVTGDSRNGIVSLVLLFIGGYILLRQVDEEKGKKEVEAFLKKTN comes from the coding sequence ATGCAAGATTCAAAACGCTCGATTGTCGCATGGGCATTCTATGACTGGGCAAACAGTGCTTTTGCTACTACCGTGATGGCAGGGTTTTTCCCTGTCTTTTTCAGTGCCTATTGGGCAGTAGGGGCAAGCAGCCAGGAAGGGACTTTTTATCTTGGGCTGGCAAACTCCTTGGGATCATTGATTGTTGCGCTCTTGGCCCCCATACTGGGCGCTATCGCAGACTGGGGCACCTACAAGAAACGCTTACTTGCATTTTTTGCATTGATAGGCTCAGTGATGACGGCAAGCCTCTATGTATTACAGATGGGCTCATGGCCCTTAGCAGTACTCTTCTACTCTGTTGCTGTGGTCGGCTTCAGCGGAGCGAACACCTTCTACGATGCACTCCTTCCTTTTGTAGCGTCAGAGAAAAAGGTAGATTTTGTCTCCTCACTCGGATACAGCCTGGGATATATCGGAGGGGGATTGTTGTTCCTGGTAAATGTTCTGATGTATCTCAATCCATCGTGGTTTGGATTTGCAGATGGGGGGGAAGCGATCAGGGTATGTTTTGTCATTGTAGGTATCTGGTGGGTGGTATTCACACTCCCTTTGCTCTTCTTTGTGAAGGAAGAAGTAACTGCAGACAACCTTCCCTTCAGGCAGGCTGTAAAGAAAGGGCTCTCCATCACACTACAGACCTTGAAGAGTTTTCGCCAACTGAAAACATTGGCAATCTTTCTCATCGCATATTGGCTCTATATTGATGGGGTGGATACCATTATCAGAATGGCAGTGAATTATGGGACAAGCCTCAATTTCCCCAGTGAGTCATTGATCATCGCCCTGCTTATCACACAGTTTGTGGCATTTCCTTCAGCACTTGCCTACTCAGCCTTCGGAAAGAAAGTGGGAGTTCGCAAAGCCCTGGAGATTGCCATCGGCGCCTATGCAATCATCGCAATCCTTGGATACTTCATGAGTGAGCCTCTCCATTTCTATCTGCTTGCTGTATGTATCGGGCTGTTCCAGGGAGGAATCCAGGCACTCAGCAGGTCATACTACACACGCCTCATCCCAAAACAACGTTCGGCCCAGTTCTTTGGTTTTTTCAATATGCTCGGTAAATTTGCTGCAATCATCGGTCCACTGCTCATGGGAGTTGTTACATTGGTCACTGGAGACTCCAGAAATGGAATTGTTTCACTGGTCTTGCTCTTCATTGGTGGGTATATCCTGCTCAGGCAAGTTGATGAGGAGAAGGGAAAAAAGGAGGTGGAGGCGTTCCTCAAGAAGACCAACTGA
- a CDS encoding aspartate kinase — MIVCKFGGSSVADAKQIEKVKAIVEADPKRQIVIVSAPGKRNKDDEKVTDMLYACNALAQQGLTCKPVFKKIADRYTSILEDLGIEKKPFVAVLEEVRQMIDAGHGAEYAASRGEYLSARMIAAYLGWDFLDADPYIVINPDGTVHEQSYENLRKVLKKGNKYIVPGFYGCDIEGKVKTFSRGGSDITGAILSSAADAESYENWTDVSGVFSVDPRLVHNAKVIKTMTYRELRELAGVGANVFHEEAIAPVIAAQIPINVKNTNSPEDMGTMIVNERASGTAPLAGVSAKKGYSRITLRKLMLFKQSGTRHALLTMLHVFGIRPSFSLFGVDSIVWFFETSQASDSVLKAMCTRLTSEFSLDSIDVDHDHAIVGVVGEGVMDHRDLIAKVVGSLDKESIRLNFLNFGASDTSLLLGVHADKTQDAVITLYNALF, encoded by the coding sequence ATGATTGTATGTAAATTCGGTGGAAGCTCTGTTGCTGATGCCAAACAGATAGAAAAAGTGAAAGCGATTGTAGAGGCTGATCCAAAGCGACAGATAGTAATTGTCTCTGCTCCAGGAAAACGAAACAAGGATGATGAGAAGGTGACAGACATGCTTTATGCATGTAATGCACTTGCCCAGCAAGGATTGACTTGCAAACCAGTCTTCAAGAAGATTGCCGACCGTTATACCTCTATTCTTGAAGACCTTGGCATCGAGAAAAAACCCTTTGTCGCTGTCCTTGAGGAAGTTCGTCAGATGATTGATGCAGGCCATGGTGCAGAGTATGCAGCAAGCCGCGGAGAATATCTCAGTGCCCGGATGATTGCCGCCTACCTTGGTTGGGATTTCCTGGATGCTGATCCGTATATCGTTATCAACCCTGATGGGACCGTGCATGAACAGAGCTATGAGAACCTCAGAAAAGTATTGAAGAAAGGCAATAAGTATATTGTTCCTGGTTTCTATGGCTGTGATATCGAAGGAAAAGTAAAAACCTTCAGCCGAGGTGGCTCGGATATTACCGGAGCCATTCTCAGCAGTGCAGCAGATGCTGAATCGTACGAGAACTGGACTGATGTTTCGGGGGTGTTCTCAGTAGACCCACGCTTGGTGCATAATGCTAAGGTGATCAAGACGATGACCTATCGTGAGCTTCGTGAGCTTGCAGGTGTTGGGGCAAATGTCTTTCATGAAGAAGCAATTGCTCCCGTGATCGCCGCCCAGATTCCCATCAATGTGAAAAACACGAATTCACCAGAGGATATGGGCACCATGATCGTCAATGAACGAGCGAGTGGAACAGCACCCCTTGCTGGTGTCTCGGCCAAGAAAGGCTATAGCAGGATAACCCTGCGTAAGCTGATGCTCTTCAAGCAATCCGGGACCAGGCATGCACTGCTTACCATGTTGCATGTGTTTGGCATCAGGCCATCTTTCAGCTTGTTTGGCGTGGACAGTATCGTCTGGTTTTTTGAAACAAGCCAGGCAAGTGACAGCGTCCTGAAAGCAATGTGCACCCGTCTCACCAGTGAGTTCTCTCTGGACTCCATTGATGTTGATCATGACCATGCAATTGTTGGCGTTGTTGGAGAGGGCGTCATGGATCACCGTGACCTGATTGCTAAAGTGGTTGGATCCTTGGACAAGGAATCCATCAGGTTGAATTTCCTCAACTTCGGTGCATCTGATACCTCCTTGCTGCTTGGAGTCCATGCTGATAAAACACAAGACGCTGTAATCACACTGTATAACGCATTGTTCTAA
- a CDS encoding DUF5698 domain-containing protein has translation MVDSASLYLALMIFLARVVDVSLGTLRHALVIRGKRALTFMIAFVESIIWVFAVSRVINDLSDPLMAIAFAFGFAAGTFVGITLESILKIGDQVVKVFTQKGSAVAQVLRDQGFRVTEFQGNGRDGTIYLLFVQVPRKSVKQVMKLTRSIDPTCYLVVEDIKMRAYA, from the coding sequence GTGGTCGATTCTGCTTCGCTCTATTTGGCCTTGATGATCTTCCTCGCGAGAGTGGTGGATGTTTCTCTGGGTACCTTGCGTCATGCTCTTGTCATTCGTGGCAAGAGAGCTCTTACGTTTATGATTGCATTCGTTGAATCCATCATCTGGGTATTTGCTGTATCGAGGGTCATCAATGACCTGTCAGATCCTCTCATGGCTATTGCCTTTGCATTTGGATTTGCTGCTGGGACTTTTGTGGGAATCACCTTGGAGAGCATTCTGAAAATCGGGGATCAAGTGGTGAAAGTCTTCACACAGAAGGGCTCTGCAGTTGCGCAGGTGCTGAGAGACCAAGGATTTCGTGTAACTGAGTTTCAAGGGAATGGACGGGATGGCACTATCTATCTCCTGTTCGTACAAGTTCCCAGAAAATCAGTGAAGCAAGTCATGAAACTTACCCGTTCCATTGATCCAACCTGTTACCTTGTAGTCGAAGATATCAAGATGCGTGCTTACGCCTAA